The sequence below is a genomic window from Bactrocera neohumeralis isolate Rockhampton chromosome 4, APGP_CSIRO_Bneo_wtdbg2-racon-allhic-juicebox.fasta_v2, whole genome shotgun sequence.
TGAAATGAAATTGTGCCAGGAATCTCGTTGGCGTTATTTCAAACAAATGCAATTTCTAGTGGATTCCATAAggtaaatgttattttttaatttttaatagtaaaaataatggccgggatttagaatagcatccccggatttcgggaataaaatgggtatcactggaaaggtgacgttctccagatcacaaaaatatgtatatatagttgccgctgacttatagttttaaagatatttgcatttaaagttgaaaaatttataacttttacattggtaatttgtatattgtgaaaaACTTgttcacttatattatgcacttttcacttactaacacttcactataacgtttctgtatattaatttttttaatatttgttgtaaataaagctttattttaattattttattttagttacatatctctgcatttgcacaataagaaaagggttgccatggttatttttttttggagcgCGGCGCGGAAAAGTCACCTTTCcactgatacccattttatccccgaaatccggggatgctattctaaattttacccaaaataatttcaattatccTTTATTTTGTAGACAATATCGTGAATCTCTTTTGGGTAAATGTAATACTGTACAACAGAATACAAATCAAGTAGCTCAAGTTGATCCGaatcagcagcaacagcaaccgcAGCAACAAGCTGTTGTTGATATATTTGCACAACCCTTTAACAGTAGTGCTACAACTTCGGCACAGGCAATCGCACATCCGCATGGTAAGTTGATCTTATTTACTTGTATAAAtgcgttaattttttatttctaattaattttataataagaaGTGGCCATGGCTTACTTTTAACCAAAATAATCCTTTAGTTGCTTAAAAGTAATATTGTATTTTGAATTGGAATATTGTTTTATATCACACTATACACTTAAGTTCACGTTTAGAAATTGCAGTTACAGGCGACACGCAATTGGCCACAACTGGTAAAGATCAGAAACCATACTTTTATGAACCGCCTCTGAAGCGCGAACGTGCCGAAGATGATAATCACGATAATATGTTAAATAcgattaaaattttccaaaattcgaTGTCGCAAGCGGTTAGCGCTGAGGATCAATCGTTTGGGATGGTTGTCACCGACATGCTTAACACTTTGGGTGTTCGACAAAAGGCCGAAGCGAAGGTGCATATTATCAAATATCTTACGGACATGCAATTGCTGGCACagcataataaatattaaaataaaaacgcatTGCAATCTATACATCAAATGTGTGTGGGTGCGTATAAACAGTAGTTTTTGTAATAGTCATCTTATGTAccaataaatacaaaagataATTAGCTTAAAATGTAGAGTTGCGATTTGAAAGCAGCTAAGTGTCGTGTGAAAATTTACCTAGAAATAtgcagttattattattttattttattgaaatgccacaaatctaaatttaatttaattttaacataacATGTGGTTAGAAtcgtttaatatacatatttatgctttaaaaaaattttaattatcttaaatttaataatttcaataaattatttataaaaaacacaaatgatgtacatatatataagctgcattattatattttttgtgtgtaaACCAATAACAGGAAACACTAAACATACAGTCGCACCTGTGAATCCATTCATTGAAATGTATTGAATCACATCAGCGAATTGCATATGTCATTCTAACATGTTTTGCTTAGATATATTCtctaagaaataataatatattttagatttttaatttatgcataataattcttaaatgaaacttaatatactatataggtTTATCGTATATACATaagcatttactatatatacaagttttttttattggtatCAAGATTTTACTGTTGATGCAACTGATCCCCCCTTAAcattttggaattaaattttatacattatcTTCCTtgacattaatatttttataggaaTGAAAACATGGGAGCAAAACTTTGCGTAAATGCTGCATTTCAGGTATGTCATCAAAATAACTCCCACATtggccaatatacatatgtacatacttacatatgtccGAATTTTAATAACATATCTCGCAGAAAGGActacattttattattgtagCTTTAGATGTTAAGGTTATACGTATATTAAACCTATCAGAAGGTGAGGCCACTCCCCTTTTTTAGCTCCCAGATGACGCCTGCACCAAATTACAGtcttatatcttaatttagtgcttggtTAAAGCATTTTATAGCTTTTCGATTAATGACCTTTTGGGGCGTAGCAGTGGACCGATTACAACCATCTATGCCCTCACttatttttttggcaaagaGGCAcgtgtattaattttaattaaggtATCCCAATTTTTACGCAAGTTTGCGCTTGTacgggacagacagacagtcacttgGAATTCAACTTATCATccggatcatttatatatacatatatagaactccatatacatatatgtcgattagttttaagtgatacaaacaaccacCACATATACTCTCTATACtctgtaaaaaatattgcaagagtatcaaaaacatttataaacgGACAACGGAAGTTAGTCTAATTGGCTTGAAGGATTTTACCAGTGAATAGTCGTTCCTTACTACCTTGGGTAAATATCACTTTCGCGGTCCTCCAAGGTCTAGGGATATACGCCATTGCAAGACTATCTCTCATCAGCCGAACAAGATGTGTCAGTAGAACGTACTCTCCCTGTTGTAAAAGTGCTGAAAAGACACCGTTCGCCTCCGGAAACTTAAATTTCTCGAACGAAGCCATAGCTCAATTGTTTGAGTTACGGGGGAATACGTTTAGGGGAGAGTTGCTTCTCTCCTAGTGCGAACCTTATTATATGATCCGATATGGAGGGCTCTGATAACACCTTTCATTTTAAGATTATTCCGTACATTAGCTCGTTGCTTAATGTGATGTCAAGCACctccatatatacataagagATACTCACATCGTGTGTTGCAATCCGTATATCCCCATTCCAATTGTTGGACATTTGCATCACATCCCAGGATCAGGGGCAGCTTGAGTAGCCTGCAGTAGTTCACCAGGCTGTCCACAGCTGTGGATGCATTTCCCGGAATATAAGCTGCAGCCAGACAAAGTCCACTTCTTCGTTGTCCTTGGCTTGCACAGACACTAGGTTCTGTGTCAGAAACTTTGACATGCAGGTTCAGTTCACCAGGCCACTACAGGATCGGTTCCATGAGGAACTGGTTTTCATCCTCCCCGTGTTCCGCGCTGCCATCCAGCAAGTCCTTTATACCCCCCAGAAGCTTCTGCGTAGAGGTTATCAACCCTTCTTGTAGGCCTGTCTTCACGTCAGGGACTTTCACGATCTCAACAGTGAGAGGCATGCTCATCAGCATTTTTTCTGCTGCTCCGCTCTCAGTGGTCATCTTAGCTTATATGGCCTTGTGTCTACCGAGCTTAACCTGTAGTTTAGACGGAACGTCTCATCGTCTGGTACCGCTCATGCCCGAGGTTTTCATGCCCTCCGGGACTGCCGGCTGATGGTATATGGGGTAATTGGCATCCTTTTCCTATTTCTCTGTTTTTGCGAGCACTCTCGGATCAGTCCGATGCGACTCGTCAGAGCAGCTTGTCTGCTGGGGCAGCTTTGGTGGTGCTCATTGCAGTCGTAGTGGCCGCAGTCGATTTCGCCTGCTGTAGAACTGTGTCAGCTGCATAATCCggatagttaaaaaaatttcgtaactCTTAACTTTCTGGGAACTACGAATATGACTGTCTTGTTAATTCAGACAATTTATCGTCgatattattttgttcattatCATCATTATTCCTACGAGAGAAATATAACGTATATATACGTTCTCTGCGTAAAAGGAAATTGATTTAGAGCGTTGGCAATCCTATGATGTATAAGTTTATGAAAAACTACCTGTCAAAAGCATATGGAATAAAGTGAGAaactaataaagaaataaatatcaaaacatCAAAACTCGTAAATAGTTCAATACAAATTTGATTAAGAAGCcaataaaagaaaagaatacGGAGACTTCTTGGTATACAATCGAAAGATTATGTCCTGTACATTAGTTAGAAATTCTGGGACAAAATCAATCACAAAAATTTCTTGGGGACTTGAacgcaaaataaatatgtatatatgtatatattaatagtGAAAATTAAGAATGGTTATTCTTGTGAAAGATATTAATCGAGTGTAAACCACAGGATTATAAAAGTAGTCGCAAAGTGCGGCATAGAATCCAATGTTTAAAAATCACACAAAAGTTGGAATCTCAGCAAAAGGCGCTACCGCAGCAGCGACCTTCAATCAGGTAAGCCTTAAGAAATTAACTAtaagatattcaaaaatattgaaacgtCCATACCAAActaaatcaaaataatgttgtcccaatttattgttgttgtaacggttatgtTATCCTCACTTGGGTGGTAAGGTTCATGTTGGTTGTCATCGAGGACATGTAACATTCAACATGCTGTTTCGACTGGGTCGGTTCATGTGAAGATTGGTATTAAGTGAGTAGGCTTTGCTGGGCATGCAAAGACATATACTTCATATGTCGAGGACGATTCTGGAAAGTAGGAATTTAATCTGTAACACTATCCAGAATGAAATTGCGTAAGGATCTCTCTGGGTTCTCGCGGCAACACGAGCTCGTCGTATGCAATGGGTAATGGTTTGATTTCAAGTGAACTATCTTCTGAGAAGAGTCGGTGGCTCCACTTTAAATGGCAGTCAGCACGTGTCTGAAGTGAGTTGCGTCTGAAGTCAGATCGGCGTACTGTCcaatgtcgtcgacgtagtcaaggaaaaacctcttg
It includes:
- the LOC126756411 gene encoding transcription factor Adf-1 isoform X1, which produces MDKLDTNLEQQFDLNLIEAVKMNPVIYDRSHYNYKHFVRKAQTWKQIAESLGVPEQKCTKRWKSLRDKFAREMKLCQESRWRYFKQMQFLVDSIRQYRESLLGKCNTVQQNTNQVAQVDPNQQQQQPQQQAVVDIFAQPFNSSATTSAQAIAHPHEIAVTGDTQLATTGKDQKPYFYEPPLKRERAEDDNHDNMLNTIKIFQNSMSQAVSAEDQSFGMVVTDMLNTLGVRQKAEAKVHIIKYLTDMQLLAQHNKY
- the LOC126756411 gene encoding transcription factor Adf-1 isoform X2 — encoded protein: MDKLDTNLEQQFDLNLIEAVKMNPVIYDRSHYNYKHFVRKAQTWKQIAESLGVPEQKCTKRWKSLRDKFAREMKLCQESRWRYFKQMQFLVDSIRQYRESLLGKCNTVQQNTNQVAQVDPNQQQQQPQQQAVVDIFAQPFNSSATTSAQAIAHPHVTGDTQLATTGKDQKPYFYEPPLKRERAEDDNHDNMLNTIKIFQNSMSQAVSAEDQSFGMVVTDMLNTLGVRQKAEAKVHIIKYLTDMQLLAQHNKY